One Dysosmobacter welbionis DNA segment encodes these proteins:
- a CDS encoding HD domain-containing protein — MNFLEMNGLQTAQTHFKDIFQNNIHRDYADAMLDWLEQETDFFTAPSSTKYHGAHPGGLLVHSLNVYYRLRNIAIRDLADKEDPGKCRLSEEQEETVAVIALLHDVCKVGCYHMETKRRKNPETGR; from the coding sequence ATGAATTTTTTGGAAATGAACGGACTGCAAACGGCGCAGACCCATTTCAAGGACATTTTTCAAAACAATATCCACCGGGACTATGCGGACGCCATGCTGGACTGGCTGGAGCAGGAAACAGACTTTTTCACGGCCCCGTCCTCCACGAAGTACCACGGGGCACACCCCGGCGGCCTGCTTGTCCATAGCCTTAATGTGTACTACCGCCTGCGGAATATTGCGATCCGCGATCTGGCGGACAAGGAGGATCCGGGGAAATGCCGCCTTTCGGAAGAACAGGAGGAAACGGTGGCGGTCATTGCCCTGCTGCATGATGTGTGCAAGGTGGGCTGCTATCACATGGAAACCAAGCGGCGGAAGAACCCGGAAACTGGCCGCTGA